The following is a genomic window from Desulfosoma caldarium.
CGATCCGTTAAAGCAATCCGGCTCGTTATAGATGGGATTGATCATGCCTAGGACACGATAGCCGGCTTCGGATTGAAAAATCCGCGTTCTCTCCGCCGTATCCAACCGCTCAAAGGGTTCTTCGCGCGTATGGCAGGCGTAGCATTGTTCGGCCGATTTGTCCAAATAGGTGCCCATTTCGGCCTTGTGAGAAGAGTAGATGATTCGGCCAAGAGCATTGAAGATGCGCACTTTATCGATCCGCTCGTGTCCTCCGATGGTGTCGATGGCACGATGCAGCCGCTCCGGCTGATACTGCAGCATGTCATAGCGAAGGGATCGGCGCACGATTTCACTCGCCAAATGAACGCTTCGCACCATTTCGTCTAGCGTCTCGCGGCTTTGCGTTTGCAATGTCCCATAAAAGAACACGGCAAAGACGACGGATGTGACGGCGCCGACGACAAAAATGAGTCTCAAGCCAAGGGATCGGTACCACATGACCTAGCCCCTCACCGGGCTTGCTCCGTGCCGGCGCATGTGGGCTCCCCTATTCCCAAAAACCCGAAGCCTCAAGCGTAGGAAAGATTTGCGCGACGAGAGAACGATTTCAGAAAAGGGAGAGTTCCAGGCAGAACAACTCACGCCCCATGAGTTGGCTCACGATGCGCCGCTGTCTTGAACAGTTTCGCCTAGAAAGGGCGATCCTAAAGGTGTTTGCGCCGAGGCCAACACGGCCGGCCTCAGGCTTTGCGTCGCGATAGAAGGGTTTCCACGTTGCGCAAAAGATCCTCGGGGTCCACGGGTTTTTCCATGAAGATGTCCGCCGCAATCCAGTCCAGGTCTTCTTCCACCGAACGCTGGTACCCTTTTTCCGAACTCGGCCGACCCGAAACAATGAGGATGGGCAGGCCGTAAGGGCCTTCCTTTTTCTTGATTTTCGCGGCAAAATCCAGCCCTTCATGCATGGTGGCCATCATGATGTCCAAGATGAGAAGATCAGGCTGGCGTTCCTGCAACAAAGCCTCCCCACGAACGGTGTCCGTCGCTGCATAGACTTCGTACCCGTTGTCCCCCAGAATCGTTTCCATGGCCTGGCAGATTTCTGGGTCGTCGTCGATGACCAAGATTTTTTTCGCCGTGCTCATACCACCCTCCTTTGTTGCAAGCGCCCACTCCTGCAGGCTTGGGCCTTCGCTCCCCGAAGGTCGTCCGCTTTGCTCTCACCATATCCCCAAAAAAGCGCGGTGCCAAGGCCTCATGCATCTTGGCACCGCAATAAACGCCCCCGGCAACCGCCGATTGACGGGGCCCTGTTTGAACATGTCTTTTCCTGGAGCTATGCACGCCGCGATGCCTTGATCAGCGCCACGCCGCTCCCAAGCACCAACCGAAAGGGCCTTCTCGGACAAGCTCCTCAGGGGATCGGACGGAATCCTAAGAAGAGCCTTGCCGGCCAGAATCCTAAAGATAAAACAGCCAGATCATACCCAACATGACCACCGGGAAGATAAAGGTCATCCCAAGGCCGGCCTTTAAATAATCGGCGGTGCGGTAGCCTCCAGGCCTCATGATCAAAGCATTCACCTGGTGTGTAGGCAGAATAAAGCTATTGGAAGCGGCCAGGGCCACCACCAAGGCCGTCATCCGAGGATCCGATCCGGTAAGGATGGCCATGTTCATGGACAACGGAACCATCAAGACCGTGGCGCCCACGTTGGAAACGACTAGGGTAAAGGCTGAGGTGAGCAGAGCCACGAGGGCCATCAACCCGATGGGCGGCACGTGACCGACGGCCGACAGAATCTTATTGGCGATAAAAGCCGCCGTGCCGGTCTGCTCAAAAGCAATGCCCAGAGGGATGAGGCCACCGAGCAGGAAAACCGTCATCCAGTCCACGGACTGGTACGCTTCTTCAATGGACAAGACCCTGGTGACCACCATGCCCAAAGCGCCGGACATGAGGGCCACCGAAAGACGGACGTCAAAAAAGACCGTCTGCGTCAAGGCCAAGGCCAGCCAAAAAACCGCCCATTTGGCCTTTTCCGGCCGAAGGATTTCGCCTTCCAGGGGAGTGGCGAACGTCAAAGCACGAGGCTGGGGCATGTTGCGAAGCATATGGAAACGCGCCCAGATGCCCTGCAAGAGAATGATATCGCCGGCTTTGAGGCGCACATGGTTCACGCCCGAATAGTAGATGCGGTCCTTGGTTTGCACGGCGACGGGGTTGAGCCGAAAGCGTTGCACAAAATCCACTTCGCTCAAAGTTTTTCCGATCAATTCAGAGCGCGGGGACACAATGGTTTCCGCCAAGCCGGCATTGGTTCGAGCAAAGTCGTCGGCAAAAAATTCCAAATTCGGCTTCAC
Proteins encoded in this region:
- a CDS encoding response regulator yields the protein MSTAKKILVIDDDPEICQAMETILGDNGYEVYAATDTVRGEALLQERQPDLLILDIMMATMHEGLDFAAKIKKKEGPYGLPILIVSGRPSSEKGYQRSVEEDLDWIAADIFMEKPVDPEDLLRNVETLLSRRKA
- a CDS encoding SLC13 family permease; amino-acid sequence: MTQDMILTLLVLFLAVFLFISEWVRVDVVSIIMMVILPLMGLVTPKQAFEGLSSNAVVSIIAVIIIGAGLDKTGVMNKVASPIIKFGGRSETRIMCLVAGTVGVISSFMQNIGAAALFLPATQRVSKRLGIPISRLLMPMGFCAIIGGTLTLVGASPTILLNDLLVVKGQKLEPFNLFTQTPIGVALLVSALVYFALLGRKILPDVQGEEDAGITAKLISAYNALDVPYEVEVPESFSGPQALAALRIRQDFLVSVVAIGNPRTGSRRFSVQGRDTVGPGNVLVVLGDEDRVLKMAAYYGWKVKPNLEFFADDFARTNAGLAETIVSPRSELIGKTLSEVDFVQRFRLNPVAVQTKDRIYYSGVNHVRLKAGDIILLQGIWARFHMLRNMPQPRALTFATPLEGEILRPEKAKWAVFWLALALTQTVFFDVRLSVALMSGALGMVVTRVLSIEEAYQSVDWMTVFLLGGLIPLGIAFEQTGTAAFIANKILSAVGHVPPIGLMALVALLTSAFTLVVSNVGATVLMVPLSMNMAILTGSDPRMTALVVALAASNSFILPTHQVNALIMRPGGYRTADYLKAGLGMTFIFPVVMLGMIWLFYL